A stretch of Kryptolebias marmoratus isolate JLee-2015 linkage group LG24, ASM164957v2, whole genome shotgun sequence DNA encodes these proteins:
- the tmem161a gene encoding transmembrane protein 161A, with amino-acid sequence MALMGIQLVVSLLAASIMQRMAPHCSFARWLLCNGSLYRFKHPSEGELCALAGKQMPKQNKRDRRQNGESKPLTVPKDIDLHLEKTPVKTMDALVLRFFLEYQWLVDFAVYATGVFLFTECYYSVVDASKEVNIGAIWCVLTVLFGLKTLHTLMSHYFRSEEGGERSVCLAFGFLFLLVAMLVLVVREDYLEFGLESGFSSLFDNLEIFAKQQGYADWSIPVTKLTVKLSLAAVCAYIGALLAFPGLRLAQTHLDAVQMNSDRPLIQILLHMSFLSPIIMLVLWVKPIARDFLAKAPMGKTSVTLVSSAAFDGMRLWIIVSLCVLRLALTRYHLQAYLNLAQKWVEQMKKEAGRIAAIDIQRKVTRVFCYLTVVTLQYLVPILLILFSTLSLKALGDFSWGVATEETPGVTPALVMPTAAPVLPGGLDEDEEGVEDMEEDIQATVARLLETFTALRSVLTPLFFRGMFAFLTWWVAACQLVSSLFGIYFHQYLMQN; translated from the exons ATG GCGCTGATGGGGATCCAGCTGGTGGTCAGCTTGCTGGCTGCCAGCATCATGCAGAGGATGGCTCCACACTGCTCCTTTGCACGCTGGCTCCTCTGCAATGGCAG CTTGTACAGATTCAAACACCCTTCAGAGGGAGAGCTGTGCGCGCTGGCAGGAAAGCAGATGCCTAAGCAGAACAAGAGAGACAG GAGACAGAATGGGGAGAGCAAGCCTCTCACTGTGCCCAAAGACATTGACCTtcacctggagaaaactccagtCAAGACGATGGACGCTCTCg TGCTGCGTTTTTTCCTGGAGTACCAGTGGCTTGTGGATTTTGCCGTCTACGCAACGGGCGTCTTCCTGTTCACTGAGTGTTACTACAGTGTGGTAGATGCCAGCAAAGAGGTCAATATTGGAGCCATCTGGTGTGTCCTGACTGTTCTCTTTGGTCT AAAGACGCTCCACACTCTGATGAGCCACTACTTCCGCTCCGAGGAGGGCGGTGAGCGCTCGGTGTGCCTCGCCTTCGGCTTTCTGTTCCTGCTGGTGGCCATGCTGGTTCTGGTGGTCAGGGAGGACTACCTGGAATTCGGCCTCGAGTCGGGGTTTTCCAGCCTGTTTGACAATTTGGAAATCTTTGCCAAACAGCAGGGCTATGCTGACTGGTC AATCCCCGTGACGAAGCTGACGGTAAAGCTCAGCCTGGCTGCTGTCTGTGCATATATCGGTGCCCTCCTGGCCTTCCCTGGCCTGCGCTTGGCTCAGACTCATCTGGACGCCGTGCAGATGAACTCAGACCGCCCACTCATCCA GATTTTGCTGCACATGAGTTTCTTATCTCCGATCATCATGTTGGTTCTCTGGGTGAAGCCCATTGCTAGAGACTTCCTGGCCAAAGCGCCTATGGGAAAGACTTCAGTCactct AGTGTCCAGTGCAGCGTTTGACGGCATGCGTCTGTGGATAATTGTGTCGCTGTGCGTGCTGCGGCTGGCGCTGACCCGTTACCACCTGCAGGCCTACCTCAACCTGGCTCAGAAGTGGGTGGAGCAGATGAAGAAGGAGGCGGGACGAATCGCTGCCATTGACATCCAGAGGAAG GTCACCCGTGTGTTTTGTTACCTGACAGTCGTCACCCTTCAGTATCTGGTTCCGATTCTGCTCATCCTCTTCTCCACTCTGTCACTCAAGGCACTTG GAGACTTCTCCTGGGGTGTAGCGACTGAGGAGACCCCCGGGGTGACGCCTGCTCTGGTGATGCCCACAGCAGCTCCTGTGCTGCCCGGTGGTCTGGATGAAGACGAGGAAGGGGTGGAAGACATGGAGGAGGACATCCAGGCTACAGTAGCCCGTCTGTTAGAGACATTCACGGCGCTGCGGTCCGTCCTTACGCCCCTTTTCTTCCGCGGTATGTTCGCCTTCCTCACCTGGTGGGTGGCTGCCTGTCAACTGGTCAGCTCTCTGTTTGGGATTTATTTCCATCAGTACCTCATGCAGAACTAA